The Microbacterium paraoxydans genome includes a window with the following:
- a CDS encoding YveK family protein, with protein MLIAFLLCVIGSGALLLVTPPAYEAEAEIVFSADPGATNFVPRTVATNAAVRARSASVIATVAERFDVDRSELADGVSATWIADTSMTAIMVTHTDPRLAADLATAIAETAADQAGSDVRARAYGAAIPESPVRPQVATTLAVGVLLGIALALVYVALRFALSRRIRSVADAADLTGLPAYALPSGELTEEQTHELQMLTSVWAGEGRAIALLPVDATIDVSAVVERIEAGPAGLTVVRLPLSRKGIPDAAALQRDGALVLLMKIGETSRRAADTLGHLRRDGVANLRGVIVLGSGTRRRATSVVSEPANEGRA; from the coding sequence ATGCTCATCGCCTTCCTGCTGTGCGTCATCGGCTCGGGGGCTCTGCTACTCGTCACGCCGCCCGCGTACGAGGCCGAGGCGGAGATCGTCTTCAGCGCCGACCCGGGGGCGACGAACTTCGTCCCGCGCACCGTGGCGACGAACGCCGCGGTGCGGGCACGCTCCGCGAGCGTCATCGCGACCGTGGCCGAGAGGTTCGACGTGGACCGGTCGGAGCTCGCCGACGGAGTGTCGGCGACCTGGATCGCGGACACCTCGATGACGGCCATCATGGTCACGCACACCGACCCTCGTCTGGCTGCGGATCTCGCCACCGCGATCGCGGAGACGGCAGCCGACCAGGCCGGGTCCGACGTCCGTGCCCGCGCCTATGGGGCGGCGATCCCCGAGTCCCCGGTGCGGCCTCAGGTCGCGACCACTCTGGCCGTCGGGGTCCTTCTCGGGATCGCGCTCGCTCTCGTCTACGTCGCACTGCGGTTCGCGCTCTCCCGACGGATCCGTTCCGTGGCCGACGCAGCCGACCTGACCGGGCTCCCCGCCTATGCGCTTCCGAGCGGTGAGCTCACGGAGGAGCAGACGCACGAGCTCCAGATGCTCACCAGCGTGTGGGCAGGGGAAGGACGAGCCATAGCCCTGCTGCCCGTGGACGCCACCATCGACGTCTCCGCGGTGGTCGAGCGCATCGAGGCCGGGCCCGCCGGGCTGACCGTCGTGCGCCTGCCGCTGTCCCGGAAGGGCATCCCCGACGCGGCTGCTCTTCAGCGCGACGGCGCGCTCGTCCTCCTCATGAAGATCGGCGAGACCAGCAGACGCGCGGCGGACACGCTGGGCCACCTCCGACGTGACGGCGTGGCGAACCTGCGCGGGGTGATCGTCCTCGGCAGCGGCACGCGACGGCGTGCGACGAGCGTCGTGAGCGAACCGGCGAACGAAGGACGCGCATGA